One genomic window of Deltaproteobacteria bacterium includes the following:
- a CDS encoding citrate synthase: MPDNLTVTDNRTGKTYEIPIQDGAINAFELRQIKTSEDDFGLMSYDPGFLNTASCHSHITYIDGEAGILRYRGYPIEQLAEESTYLETTYLIFHGELPTAAELEDWSWNINHHTLLHENIKKFIDGFKYDAHPMGTLVSSIAALSTFYPDSKNIFDPDSRRKQIYRLMGKIPTVAAFVYRHAMGLPYAYPDNDLSYTGNFLNMLYKMTELKYSPDPVLEKALDVLFILHADHEQNCSTNAMRNVGSSQTDPYSALAGAAAALYGPLHGGANEMVLRMLEEIGSKDKVPAFIKGVKAGEGRLMGFGHRVYKNYDPRAKVIKRIADQVFEVTGRNPLLDIALELERIALEDEYFITRKLYPNVDFYSGLIYQSMGLPVSMFPVLFAIARTSGWLAQWEEMLVDPEQKLARPRQLYLGEQIRDYVPMDRRKAA, translated from the coding sequence ATGCCTGACAACTTAACCGTAACGGACAACCGGACGGGGAAAACCTACGAGATTCCGATTCAGGACGGCGCCATCAACGCATTCGAGCTTCGTCAGATCAAGACCTCCGAAGACGATTTCGGCCTCATGAGCTATGACCCGGGCTTTCTCAACACGGCGTCCTGCCACAGCCACATCACCTACATCGACGGCGAGGCCGGCATCCTGCGCTACCGCGGATACCCCATCGAGCAGTTGGCCGAGGAAAGCACCTACCTGGAGACCACCTACCTGATCTTCCACGGCGAGCTTCCCACCGCGGCGGAGCTGGAAGACTGGAGCTGGAACATCAACCACCACACGCTGCTGCACGAGAACATCAAGAAGTTCATCGACGGCTTCAAGTACGACGCCCACCCCATGGGGACGCTGGTGAGCTCCATCGCCGCGCTGTCGACGTTCTACCCCGACTCCAAGAACATCTTCGACCCTGATTCCCGGCGCAAGCAGATCTATCGCCTGATGGGCAAGATTCCCACCGTGGCGGCCTTCGTCTACCGCCACGCCATGGGCCTGCCCTACGCCTACCCGGACAACGACCTCAGCTACACCGGCAACTTCCTCAACATGCTGTACAAGATGACCGAGCTCAAGTATTCGCCCGATCCGGTGCTGGAGAAGGCGCTGGACGTGCTCTTCATCCTGCACGCGGACCACGAGCAGAACTGCAGCACCAACGCCATGCGCAACGTCGGCAGCTCCCAGACCGACCCCTACTCGGCACTGGCCGGGGCCGCCGCCGCCCTCTATGGACCGCTCCACGGCGGCGCCAACGAGATGGTGCTGCGCATGCTGGAGGAGATCGGCTCCAAGGACAAGGTGCCGGCCTTCATCAAGGGCGTGAAGGCCGGGGAGGGGCGTCTCATGGGCTTCGGGCACCGGGTCTACAAGAACTATGACCCGAGGGCCAAGGTCATCAAGAGGATCGCGGACCAGGTGTTCGAGGTAACCGGGCGCAACCCGCTTCTGGACATCGCCCTGGAGCTGGAGCGCATCGCCCTGGAGGACGAGTACTTCATCACGCGCAAGCTCTACCCCAACGTGGACTTCTACTCCGGCCTCATCTACCAGTCCATGGGCCTCCCGGTGAGCATGTTCCCGGTGCTGTTCGCCATCGCCCGCACCTCGGGATGGCTCGCCCAGTGGGAAGAGATGTTGGTGGACCCCGAGCAGAAGCTCGCGCGCCCGCGCCAGCTCTACCTGGGCGAGCAGATCCGCGACTACGTGCCCATGGACCGGCGGAAGGCGGCGTAG